A part of Myxococcus landrumus genomic DNA contains:
- a CDS encoding DUF1304 domain-containing protein: protein MSPLAQGFAVVAALLHVLFFVMESIIFSQPKVWRRFGLKSQAEADVVKPMALNQGFYNLFLALGVLVGIALVNTGSAASGVAAVVFGCACMVLAALVLVSTNRRFLTASLVQGLLPLLAISLVVAQ, encoded by the coding sequence ATGTCGCCATTGGCGCAGGGCTTCGCCGTCGTCGCAGCGCTCCTCCACGTGTTGTTCTTCGTGATGGAGAGCATCATCTTTTCTCAGCCGAAGGTGTGGCGGCGCTTCGGGCTGAAGTCGCAGGCGGAGGCGGACGTCGTGAAGCCCATGGCGCTCAACCAGGGCTTCTACAACCTGTTCCTCGCGCTGGGCGTGCTCGTGGGAATCGCCCTGGTGAACACCGGCTCGGCGGCCTCGGGCGTGGCGGCCGTGGTCTTCGGCTGCGCGTGCATGGTGCTGGCGGCGCTGGTCCTCGTGTCCACCAACCGCCGCTTCCTGACGGCCAGCCTGGTCCAGGGCCTGCTGCCGCTGCTCGCCATCTCGCTCGTGGTGGCGCAATAG
- a CDS encoding TetR/AcrR family transcriptional regulator — MARTRAFDETEVVRKALGVFWARGYEATSLADLEEATGLNRSSLYQAFENKRVLFSRAVALYLQEVISPRLAVFSQGPAGLGQVTTYFESLATTMATAPSALTRRGCLLVNTATELGAHDVEAHRAVEDYRALLHGHLTKSLEAAARAGVLPKKTVARRVELLVGSVIGVLVTARLDPSAAAKLARSAANEVESWGEA, encoded by the coding sequence GTGGCGCGGACGCGTGCGTTCGATGAGACAGAGGTGGTGCGCAAGGCGCTGGGGGTGTTCTGGGCCCGGGGCTACGAGGCCACGTCGTTGGCGGACCTGGAGGAAGCGACGGGATTGAATCGCTCCAGCCTGTACCAGGCGTTCGAGAACAAGCGGGTGTTGTTCTCGCGGGCGGTGGCGCTGTACCTCCAGGAGGTGATTTCGCCCCGGCTGGCCGTCTTCTCCCAGGGCCCCGCGGGGTTGGGGCAGGTGACGACGTACTTCGAGTCGCTCGCGACGACGATGGCCACCGCGCCGTCCGCCCTGACGCGCCGGGGATGCCTGCTCGTCAACACGGCCACGGAGCTGGGCGCGCATGATGTGGAGGCGCATCGCGCCGTGGAGGACTACCGGGCGCTCCTGCACGGGCACCTGACGAAGTCCCTGGAGGCGGCGGCGCGGGCGGGTGTCCTGCCGAAGAAGACGGTGGCTCGCCGCGTGGAGCTGCTGGTGGGGTCCGTCATCGGGGTCCTCGTCACCGCGCGGTTGGACCCGTCCGCCGCCGCGAAGCTCGCACGCTCGGCGGCGAACGAGGTCGAGTCCTGGGGGGAGGCGTAG
- a CDS encoding serine hydrolase domain-containing protein translates to MNKLSAAMAGLMLVLAACKTTGSAPARDIPTAMDQAATTLLRSKLLHATSIAVVYRGEEFILHRGELETGKSNPPDDTTLYEIGSVSKTFAGLLLANAVLEGKATLEDPIQKYLPSAYPNLQSDGEPIRLRHLVTHTSGMPGMLPLQVNEVLKDFTAHATPAKLNAAYEGYGQSRFWQDLHTVSIKGPLGKDYAYSSAGTELVAHTLEKLHGAPYESLLAEFLAREAGMHDTWLRLRAQDASRLAPGYHSDNPVGTTPMPLLPWGAAGALKATMPEMVKYLRLQLSDHPAVTESHKPLVRFAEDFSIGYFWNIGQSRQLGTHYVHHGGVPRAQCYLYIVPKYQLGVFIITNQSGDATANAMEGALAPLFDRVEALEGR, encoded by the coding sequence ATGAACAAACTCTCCGCAGCGATGGCTGGACTGATGCTGGTGCTGGCCGCTTGCAAGACGACTGGCTCCGCGCCCGCCCGCGATATCCCCACGGCCATGGACCAGGCCGCGACAACCCTGCTGCGGTCAAAGCTGCTGCACGCGACCTCCATCGCAGTGGTCTATCGCGGCGAGGAGTTCATCCTCCATCGGGGTGAGCTGGAGACCGGCAAGTCCAATCCGCCCGACGACACGACGCTTTATGAAATCGGGTCGGTCAGCAAGACCTTCGCGGGCCTGCTGTTGGCAAACGCTGTCCTCGAAGGCAAGGCGACCCTCGAAGACCCGATACAAAAGTATCTGCCGTCCGCCTATCCGAACCTGCAATCGGACGGCGAGCCCATCCGCCTGCGCCATCTGGTCACCCACACCAGCGGCATGCCGGGGATGCTGCCGTTGCAAGTGAATGAGGTGTTGAAGGACTTCACCGCGCATGCCACGCCGGCAAAGCTCAATGCCGCCTATGAAGGCTACGGGCAGTCGCGGTTCTGGCAGGACCTGCACACCGTCAGCATCAAGGGCCCGCTCGGCAAGGACTATGCTTATTCGAGCGCCGGCACCGAACTGGTCGCGCACACCCTCGAGAAGCTCCACGGGGCTCCCTACGAATCGTTGCTCGCGGAGTTCCTGGCGCGGGAAGCCGGCATGCACGACACGTGGCTGCGCCTGCGTGCCCAGGACGCCAGTCGTCTGGCGCCTGGCTACCACAGCGACAATCCGGTCGGCACCACGCCGATGCCATTGCTGCCTTGGGGGGCGGCCGGAGCCTTGAAGGCGACGATGCCGGAGATGGTCAAGTACCTGCGCTTGCAGTTGAGCGACCATCCCGCGGTGACCGAGTCGCACAAGCCGCTGGTGCGCTTCGCGGAAGACTTCAGCATTGGCTACTTCTGGAACATCGGCCAGAGCCGCCAACTGGGCACTCATTACGTGCATCACGGCGGCGTGCCGCGCGCGCAATGCTATCTCTACATCGTGCCGAAGTATCAGTTGGGGGTGTTCATCATCACCAACCAGAGCGGCGATGCGACGGCCAACGCCATGGAAGGCGCGCTGGCGCCGCTCTTCGACAGGGTCGAAGCCCTGGAGGGGCGCTAG